In Microbacterium soli, a single window of DNA contains:
- a CDS encoding PAC2 family protein yields the protein MDVLGSRIIVAAFDGWNDAGEAASGAIAALRGTGSYERVHTVDPELYFDYQYTRPSTRTDASGRRRLQWPEAALWRPTAVTDGPELWLLTGAEPARAWQAFATELLDVALRDDVTGLITLGAMLSDVPHTRPISIFAASQNDRVREAHGLDKSTYEGPVGILSVFEHFAEDSGIPTASLWASVPHYVASATPSPKATLALLDRLEELTGVGPAREHLRTEAAAWEASIDAAAAEDDDMTEYIRQLERTRDTWDSPDASGDAIAQAFERYLRRRGDGSDKR from the coding sequence GTGGACGTTCTCGGCTCACGGATCATCGTCGCCGCGTTCGACGGCTGGAACGACGCCGGCGAGGCTGCCAGCGGCGCCATCGCCGCGCTGCGCGGCACCGGCTCATACGAGCGGGTGCACACCGTCGACCCCGAGCTGTACTTCGACTACCAGTACACCCGCCCGTCGACGCGGACCGACGCATCGGGACGCCGTCGGCTGCAGTGGCCGGAGGCCGCCCTGTGGCGCCCCACAGCCGTCACCGACGGACCCGAGCTGTGGCTGCTCACCGGCGCCGAGCCCGCCCGTGCCTGGCAGGCCTTCGCCACGGAGCTCCTCGACGTCGCCCTGCGGGATGACGTCACGGGGCTGATCACCCTCGGCGCGATGCTCTCGGATGTCCCGCACACCCGGCCGATCTCCATCTTCGCCGCCAGCCAGAACGACCGGGTCCGCGAGGCGCACGGCCTGGACAAGTCGACCTACGAGGGGCCCGTGGGCATCCTCAGCGTGTTCGAGCACTTCGCCGAGGACTCCGGCATCCCCACGGCGAGCCTATGGGCGAGTGTGCCGCACTACGTCGCCTCCGCGACGCCGTCGCCGAAGGCGACCCTGGCGCTGCTGGACAGGCTCGAGGAGCTCACCGGCGTGGGGCCCGCGCGCGAGCATCTGCGCACCGAGGCCGCCGCGTGGGAGGCGTCGATCGACGCCGCGGCCGCCGAGGACGACGACATGACCGAGTACATCCGTCAGCTGGAGCGCACCAGGGACACCTGGGACTCGCCGGATGCCTCCGGGGATGCCATCGCGCAGGCCTTCGAGCGCTATCTGCGCCGGCGCGGCGACGGCTCCGACAAGCGCTGA
- a CDS encoding HAD family phosphatase, with the protein MGSVSSKPSAVLWDMDGTLVDTEPYWMSAETALVEFYGGTWTHEDALELVGSGLHGSAVILQRHGVRMEADAIVQRLTDDVAARLRTEGVPFRPGARALLSELKAEGIPSALVTMSLKRMAREVVALIDFPAFELVLGGDEAPRPKPHPDPYLQAARMLGIDIADAVVIEDSMTGVAAGRASGAVTLGVPHIVPLDGSAAHELWPSLDGRTVADIRALHARHSKEAA; encoded by the coding sequence ATGGGTTCAGTGAGCAGCAAGCCCAGCGCAGTCCTGTGGGACATGGACGGAACCCTCGTCGACACCGAGCCGTACTGGATGAGCGCCGAGACGGCCCTGGTCGAGTTCTACGGCGGCACCTGGACCCACGAGGACGCGCTGGAGCTGGTCGGCAGCGGTCTGCACGGCAGTGCGGTGATCCTGCAGCGCCATGGCGTGCGCATGGAGGCGGATGCCATCGTGCAGCGCCTCACCGACGATGTCGCCGCCCGGCTGCGGACCGAGGGCGTCCCGTTCCGGCCCGGTGCGCGCGCACTGCTCTCGGAGCTGAAGGCGGAGGGCATCCCGTCCGCTCTCGTGACGATGTCGTTGAAGCGCATGGCGCGGGAGGTGGTCGCCCTCATCGACTTCCCGGCGTTCGAACTCGTCCTCGGCGGCGATGAGGCGCCCCGGCCGAAACCTCATCCGGATCCGTATCTGCAGGCGGCGCGGATGCTGGGGATCGACATCGCGGATGCCGTGGTCATCGAGGACTCGATGACGGGAGTCGCCGCAGGGCGGGCATCCGGAGCGGTGACCCTCGGTGTTCCGCACATCGTCCCGCTGGACGGGTCGGCGGCGCACGAGCTGTGGCCGAGTCTCGACGGACGCACCGTCGCCGACATCCGTGCGCTGCACGCACGCCACTCGAAAGAGGCCGCATAG
- a CDS encoding tRNA (adenine-N1)-methyltransferase: MVDASRPRGPFREGDRVQLTGPKGRMHTITLRADGKLHTHHGELAHSALIGQPDGSVVTNSGGHDYLALRPLLRDFAMSMPRGAAIVYPKDSAQIVMQADIFPGAVVVEAGVGSGALSLALLRAIGAEGRLTSFERREDFAEVAKANAETFFGKLPTNWRVTIGDLAEQLPAQVATGSVDRVVLDMLAPWECMGAVADALTPGGVVICYVATVTQLSRIAECIRGMGLFTDPEASETMVRGWHVEGLAVRPDHRMVAHTGFLVTARRLAPGAVLPDVRRRASKTRYGDEDVELWTPGALGDREITDKNLRKRVREARRAAEGARYAAASREDAAASE, from the coding sequence ATAGTGGACGCGAGCCGGCCCAGAGGCCCGTTCCGGGAGGGCGACCGCGTGCAGTTGACCGGGCCCAAGGGCAGGATGCACACCATCACGCTCCGTGCGGACGGGAAGCTGCACACCCACCACGGCGAGCTCGCCCACAGCGCGCTCATCGGACAGCCGGACGGCTCTGTGGTCACCAACAGCGGAGGGCACGACTACCTGGCACTCCGCCCGCTGCTCCGTGACTTCGCGATGTCGATGCCCAGAGGCGCGGCGATCGTCTACCCGAAGGACTCCGCGCAGATCGTCATGCAGGCCGACATCTTCCCCGGTGCGGTGGTGGTCGAGGCCGGCGTGGGGTCCGGTGCCCTCTCGCTGGCTCTGCTGCGGGCGATCGGCGCCGAGGGGCGACTGACCTCGTTCGAGCGCAGGGAGGACTTCGCCGAGGTCGCGAAGGCCAACGCGGAGACGTTCTTCGGGAAGCTCCCGACCAACTGGCGCGTCACCATCGGGGATCTCGCCGAGCAGCTGCCCGCGCAGGTCGCGACCGGTTCCGTCGACAGGGTGGTCCTCGACATGCTCGCGCCCTGGGAGTGCATGGGCGCCGTAGCGGATGCGCTCACGCCCGGAGGCGTGGTCATCTGCTACGTGGCGACCGTCACGCAGCTGTCCAGGATCGCCGAGTGCATTCGCGGGATGGGCCTGTTCACCGACCCGGAGGCCTCCGAGACGATGGTGCGGGGCTGGCATGTGGAGGGCCTCGCCGTGCGACCCGATCACCGCATGGTCGCGCACACCGGCTTCCTGGTCACCGCCCGCCGTCTGGCACCGGGCGCCGTGCTGCCGGATGTGCGGCGCCGCGCCTCGAAGACCCGCTACGGCGACGAGGACGTCGAACTGTGGACCCCGGGCGCCCTCGGAGACCGTGAGATCACCGACAAGAACCTGCGCAAGCGCGTTCGCGAGGCCCGGAGGGCAGCCGAAGGTGCGCGCTACGCGGCCGCGTCGCGTGAGGACGCCGCGGCTTCGGAATAG
- a CDS encoding helix-turn-helix transcriptional regulator gives MTPARIPAEERLTNLVVALMATEIGLTKKQILDNVSGYRQRIEEGKSVDSLEKMFERDKEDLRALGMPVETIGDPADPQDLREARYRIPQAEYDLPPDIEFTAAELAVLKLAGSVWRSESVSADAQAGVRKIRALGIDGDEPIIGFAPRIDTRDPAFPALQEGIERNRVVAFEYLKPGESAPTHRRVRPLALVEYESRWHLFGIDVDADAERTFLLSRIISEVKVTAKTFDPAPREGAATRALTGLEQFAASQSALLEVTPGTEAALRLGRRAVPAAQGIRVSYVDRHIFADELAGYGPEVRVVEPDDLRDLVIQRLQAIVASHAHPEGRA, from the coding sequence ATGACCCCGGCGCGGATCCCCGCGGAGGAGCGCCTGACGAACCTCGTCGTGGCGCTGATGGCCACGGAGATCGGGCTGACCAAGAAGCAGATCCTCGACAACGTCTCCGGCTATCGTCAGCGGATCGAGGAGGGAAAGAGCGTCGACTCGCTCGAGAAGATGTTCGAGCGGGACAAGGAGGATCTGCGGGCGCTGGGGATGCCCGTCGAGACCATCGGCGACCCTGCCGACCCGCAGGATCTCCGCGAGGCCAGGTACCGCATCCCGCAGGCGGAGTACGACCTCCCGCCCGACATCGAGTTCACCGCGGCGGAACTGGCGGTGCTCAAACTCGCCGGCAGCGTGTGGCGCAGTGAGTCGGTGTCCGCGGATGCGCAGGCCGGGGTCCGCAAGATCCGCGCGCTGGGCATCGACGGCGACGAGCCCATCATCGGCTTCGCTCCGCGCATCGACACGCGGGACCCCGCCTTTCCGGCGCTTCAGGAGGGGATCGAGCGCAATCGCGTCGTCGCGTTCGAGTATCTCAAACCAGGGGAGTCGGCACCCACGCACCGGCGGGTTCGCCCGTTGGCGCTCGTGGAGTACGAGTCGCGCTGGCATCTGTTCGGCATCGACGTCGATGCCGACGCCGAGCGCACCTTCCTGCTCAGCCGCATCATCAGCGAGGTGAAGGTCACCGCGAAGACCTTCGATCCCGCGCCTCGCGAGGGTGCCGCCACCAGGGCGCTGACGGGCCTCGAACAGTTCGCGGCCTCCCAGTCCGCGCTGTTGGAGGTGACCCCGGGCACCGAGGCGGCTCTGCGGTTGGGCCGACGGGCGGTGCCGGCCGCGCAGGGCATCAGGGTGAGCTACGTGGACCGGCACATCTTCGCCGACGAGCTGGCCGGCTACGGTCCGGAGGTGCGCGTGGTGGAGCCGGACGACCTTCGTGACCTCGTGATCCAGCGCCTGCAGGCCATCGTGGCCTCTCACGCGCATCCGGAGGGCCGAGCATGA
- a CDS encoding WYL domain-containing protein → MSTAPLLAADRVRLYLTLVPYLLERGQVTLDEAAAEFGVTRAQMRAMVEKLTVIGLPGEAGYWQLPQEMFDIDWELLDQHDIIEITNDVALRRVPRFTAREAAALLAGLQLVAAVPAVADSELVSGLIAKLSRGSADAPPELVIAPVRVTEVQRAVSRALHDGVAVSFRYQAPDAQPTIRTVDPLQLKMTDGQWYLQGWCHLRQAMRTFHLDRVSDPQLTDIPITHADAPIPAEIGGGTASDHVTVRLPERMLPLLLGAFPHEEIERTEAGVTVRIGMADPRGVKRIAGRFGGALEVLDPPSARTATREWAAAGLDLYGVPRADDARVD, encoded by the coding sequence ATGAGCACCGCACCGCTGCTGGCGGCCGACCGCGTGCGCCTGTACCTGACGCTCGTCCCATACCTCCTCGAGCGCGGCCAGGTCACCCTCGACGAGGCGGCCGCAGAGTTCGGGGTGACCCGCGCGCAGATGCGTGCGATGGTGGAGAAGCTCACCGTCATCGGTCTGCCCGGTGAGGCGGGATACTGGCAGCTCCCGCAGGAGATGTTCGACATCGACTGGGAGCTGCTCGACCAGCACGACATCATCGAGATCACCAACGACGTCGCGCTGCGCAGGGTGCCGCGCTTCACGGCGCGGGAGGCCGCCGCGCTCCTGGCGGGGCTGCAGTTGGTCGCGGCGGTGCCGGCCGTCGCCGATTCGGAGCTGGTCTCGGGCCTGATCGCCAAGCTCTCCCGCGGCTCCGCGGACGCCCCGCCGGAGCTCGTGATCGCGCCCGTTCGCGTCACGGAGGTGCAGCGGGCGGTGTCCCGCGCGCTGCACGACGGTGTGGCCGTGTCGTTCCGGTATCAGGCACCCGATGCGCAGCCCACCATCCGGACCGTCGACCCGTTGCAGCTCAAGATGACCGACGGTCAGTGGTACCTGCAGGGCTGGTGCCATCTGCGCCAAGCCATGCGCACGTTCCATCTGGACCGGGTGAGCGATCCGCAGCTGACGGACATTCCCATCACGCACGCCGACGCACCGATTCCGGCCGAGATCGGCGGCGGGACGGCATCCGATCACGTCACGGTGCGACTGCCGGAGCGGATGCTGCCGTTGCTGCTGGGCGCGTTCCCCCATGAGGAGATCGAGAGGACGGAGGCCGGTGTGACGGTGCGGATCGGCATGGCGGACCCGCGGGGAGTCAAACGGATCGCCGGTCGGTTCGGCGGTGCGCTGGAGGTGCTGGATCCGCCCAGCGCGCGAACCGCCACACGGGAGTGGGCGGCAGCCGGTCTGGATCTCTATGGTGTACCTCGGGCGGACGATGCCCGGGTAGACTGA
- a CDS encoding twin-arginine translocase TatA/TatE family subunit — protein MGNLFAGPHLWIILIIILLLFGAAKLPALAKSLGQSARVFKGEMKAMKEDDAPESGTDSAPAASTGTETAAAESPADQDTPPRAS, from the coding sequence ATGGGCAATCTCTTCGCAGGCCCGCACCTGTGGATCATCCTGATCATCATCCTGCTTCTGTTCGGCGCGGCGAAGCTGCCTGCGCTGGCGAAGAGCCTCGGCCAGTCCGCTCGTGTCTTCAAGGGCGAGATGAAGGCGATGAAGGAGGACGACGCGCCGGAATCCGGCACGGACAGCGCCCCGGCCGCATCGACCGGCACCGAGACCGCGGCGGCCGAGAGTCCTGCCGACCAGGACACGCCGCCTCGAGCCTCGTAG
- the tatC gene encoding twin-arginine translocase subunit TatC — translation MTELSVDAPSEGRHDRRMSLGEHLREARRRLIIAVIGLAVGMVIAFIITDHVIKFMAIPIEIINEERGKEFAELMFTKITSGFNLRIRMALSIGLLLSAPVWLWQIWAFVMPGLTKKEIKYTVAFMSAAVPLFFAGGFVAIWVAPHVIEVMSGFVPEVGKNFLDSDYYYDFILKFILVIGVSFVLPVFMVALNIAGVLSGRTMLKGWRVAVLVAALFAAIATPAADITSMFLLAGILIVLYFAAALLSLLFDRRKRNRQIASGLDPDASAA, via the coding sequence GTGACGGAACTGAGCGTCGACGCGCCGTCCGAAGGGAGGCACGATCGACGGATGTCGCTGGGCGAGCACCTCCGTGAGGCTCGCAGACGCCTGATCATCGCGGTCATCGGCCTCGCCGTGGGCATGGTCATCGCGTTCATCATCACCGATCACGTCATCAAGTTCATGGCGATCCCCATCGAGATCATCAACGAGGAACGCGGCAAGGAATTCGCCGAGCTGATGTTCACCAAGATCACCTCGGGGTTCAACCTGCGCATCCGGATGGCGCTGTCGATCGGCCTGCTGCTGTCCGCCCCGGTGTGGCTGTGGCAGATCTGGGCCTTCGTCATGCCCGGCCTGACGAAGAAGGAGATCAAATACACGGTCGCCTTCATGAGCGCCGCCGTGCCGCTGTTCTTCGCGGGCGGGTTCGTGGCCATCTGGGTCGCCCCGCACGTCATCGAGGTCATGTCGGGATTCGTGCCCGAGGTGGGCAAGAACTTCCTGGACTCGGACTACTACTACGACTTCATCCTCAAGTTCATCCTCGTCATCGGCGTCTCCTTCGTGCTGCCCGTCTTCATGGTGGCGTTGAACATCGCGGGCGTGCTCAGCGGGCGGACGATGCTCAAGGGCTGGCGTGTCGCCGTCCTCGTCGCAGCGCTCTTCGCGGCGATCGCGACGCCGGCGGCCGACATCACCTCGATGTTCCTGCTCGCGGGGATCCTGATCGTGCTGTACTTCGCCGCTGCGCTCCTGTCGCTCCTGTTCGACCGGCGCAAGCGCAACCGGCAGATCGCGTCGGGGCTCGATCCCGATGCCTCTGCCGCATGA
- a CDS encoding DEAD/DEAH box helicase, producing MTTHAERYAAAQAAARHPRSTAFAASQRFELDPFQVEACQTLEAGRSVLVAAPTGAGKTIVGEFAIHLAMQTPHDKAFYTTPMKALSNQKFRELVDVYGADRVGLLTGDVNINGSARVVVMTTEVLRNMLYTGSDALRGLRYVIMDEVHYLADRFRGPVWEEVILHLAEDVRLVALSATVSNAEEFGDWLDTVRGDTDVIVSETRPVPLEQHVLVRGDLLPLFDDRAGAATAQVNQELFRIRSSAGSRHDGNRRARQYRSGRHAGRQSQPPSRGGGRTLRPSQAHRIERMDRPDVVRLLERAHLLPAIFFIFSRVGCDAAVQQVRRAGIRLTSHEERTEIREIVTDRTRSLQDEDLDVLGFWQWRDDLERGVAAHHAGLLPAFKDVVEELFQRKLVKAVFATETLALGINMPARTVVLEKMEKFNGEARVAITSGEYTQLTGRAGRRGIDIEGHAVVQWSEGMDPQAVAALASRRTYPLNSSFRPTYNMAVNLLGRFGRSRAREILESSFAQFQADRAVVGLARKVKEAEASMEGYLGPMQCEHGDFLEYAGMRRELSDLEKKNRRDTGGSRSTHDKRIRQIQGLRTRMQRHGCHGCPEREVHARWAERYFRLKRETDRIRRQIQTRTGTVARTFDRVIDVLQVVGYLEGEEEALTLTDAGRTMRRIYGERDLLVAESLRRELWRSLDAPSLAAMASCLVYEPRRDEQNAGERGMPRGAFRIAYDATTRLWDELDTIENDFSLPRTEPLAPGLASAMHSWCRGGALERVLTDADMSAGDFVRWAKQTIDLLDQLSIVSEDDELARTARRALDGVRRGIVAYSAV from the coding sequence ATGACGACGCACGCTGAGCGCTACGCGGCGGCACAGGCCGCCGCACGGCACCCCCGCAGCACTGCGTTCGCCGCATCCCAGCGCTTCGAACTCGATCCGTTCCAGGTCGAGGCATGCCAGACGCTGGAAGCGGGGCGGAGCGTGCTCGTGGCGGCGCCGACCGGTGCGGGCAAGACGATCGTCGGCGAGTTCGCGATCCATCTGGCCATGCAGACGCCGCACGACAAGGCCTTCTACACGACGCCGATGAAGGCGCTGTCGAACCAGAAGTTCCGTGAACTGGTCGACGTGTACGGCGCGGACCGGGTGGGCCTGCTCACCGGGGACGTCAACATCAACGGCAGCGCGCGCGTCGTGGTGATGACCACCGAGGTGCTGCGCAACATGCTGTACACCGGCTCAGATGCGCTCCGCGGTCTTCGGTACGTGATCATGGATGAGGTCCATTATCTCGCCGACCGATTCCGAGGGCCCGTGTGGGAGGAGGTGATCCTGCACCTCGCCGAGGACGTGCGCCTGGTCGCCCTCAGCGCGACGGTCTCGAACGCGGAGGAGTTCGGCGACTGGCTGGACACCGTTCGCGGTGACACGGACGTCATCGTCTCGGAGACCCGCCCCGTCCCGCTGGAGCAGCATGTGCTGGTACGGGGCGATCTGCTTCCGTTGTTCGACGACCGTGCCGGGGCCGCGACCGCGCAGGTCAACCAGGAGCTGTTCCGCATCCGCTCCTCCGCGGGCTCCCGTCACGACGGGAACCGGCGGGCGCGACAGTACCGCAGCGGACGGCACGCCGGGCGGCAGTCTCAACCGCCGAGCCGCGGGGGAGGACGTACCCTGCGCCCATCCCAGGCGCATCGGATCGAGCGCATGGACAGGCCCGACGTCGTACGCCTGCTGGAGCGTGCTCACCTGCTCCCGGCCATCTTCTTCATCTTCAGCAGGGTCGGCTGCGACGCCGCCGTGCAGCAGGTGCGCAGAGCGGGCATCCGGTTGACCTCGCACGAGGAGCGCACCGAGATCCGGGAGATCGTCACGGACCGCACCAGGTCGCTGCAGGACGAGGACCTCGACGTGCTGGGGTTCTGGCAGTGGCGGGACGACCTCGAGCGCGGCGTCGCCGCGCACCACGCCGGTCTGCTTCCGGCTTTCAAGGACGTCGTGGAGGAGCTGTTCCAGCGCAAGCTCGTCAAGGCCGTCTTCGCCACGGAGACCCTCGCCCTGGGCATCAACATGCCCGCCCGCACGGTCGTGCTGGAGAAGATGGAGAAGTTCAACGGCGAGGCCCGGGTGGCCATCACATCGGGGGAGTACACGCAGCTCACGGGGCGTGCGGGCCGACGAGGCATCGACATCGAGGGGCATGCCGTCGTGCAGTGGAGCGAGGGCATGGATCCGCAGGCCGTCGCCGCGCTCGCATCGCGGCGCACGTACCCTCTGAACTCCAGCTTCCGCCCCACCTACAACATGGCCGTCAACCTCCTCGGACGTTTCGGTCGCTCGCGGGCCAGGGAGATCCTGGAGTCCTCCTTCGCACAGTTCCAGGCCGACCGGGCGGTGGTGGGACTGGCCCGCAAGGTCAAAGAGGCCGAGGCGTCGATGGAGGGCTACCTGGGGCCCATGCAGTGCGAGCACGGCGACTTCCTGGAGTACGCGGGCATGCGACGTGAGCTCAGCGATCTCGAGAAGAAGAACCGCAGGGATACCGGCGGATCCCGTTCGACCCATGACAAGCGCATCCGCCAGATCCAGGGTCTGCGGACTCGCATGCAGCGACATGGCTGTCACGGATGCCCGGAGCGGGAGGTCCACGCCCGCTGGGCGGAGCGGTACTTCCGGCTCAAGCGCGAGACCGACCGGATCCGGCGTCAGATCCAGACGCGGACCGGCACCGTGGCGCGCACCTTCGATCGCGTCATCGACGTGCTGCAGGTCGTGGGATACCTGGAAGGGGAGGAGGAGGCCCTGACCCTGACGGATGCCGGACGCACCATGCGCCGCATCTACGGGGAACGCGACCTGCTCGTTGCGGAGTCGCTGCGAAGGGAGCTGTGGCGCAGCCTCGACGCCCCCTCACTCGCCGCCATGGCCAGCTGCCTCGTCTACGAGCCCCGACGCGACGAGCAGAACGCGGGGGAGCGGGGGATGCCTCGCGGGGCTTTCCGGATCGCGTACGACGCGACGACGCGACTGTGGGACGAACTGGACACGATCGAGAACGACTTCTCGCTGCCGCGCACGGAGCCTCTTGCGCCGGGATTGGCATCCGCCATGCACTCGTGGTGCCGGGGCGGTGCGCTGGAGCGCGTGCTGACGGACGCCGACATGTCGGCGGGAGACTTCGTGCGCTGGGCGAAGCAGACGATCGATCTGCTCGATCAGCTCTCGATCGTCTCCGAGGACGACGAGCTGGCGCGCACGGCCCGGCGGGCGCTGGACGGCGTCCGCCGGGGAATCGTCGCATACTCGGCGGTGTGA
- the lnt gene encoding apolipoprotein N-acyltransferase: MAHRRERPRARPRIPLWIAVWMAAVAGLLMSAAFPAVAIWPAALVAVAILLVVLDGRRLGGALLISTVYGLVLFSLLVSWTARYLGPVPWLALTVVEGVLTGVSLVLISLAYRWVPRAWPCFRSVLLPAVVAALWTVHEMFLGAWPYGGFPWARLGMTQAEGPFAPVASWIGVSGLSFLMVFAVALVVEAARSWSVHRARVLIAPAATLLVLLLTPLFPTTPQGTMRIAAVQGNGPTGYFDTRAQYSVIDAQMAATEPLEGRGADLVVWPEGSVDYDPFQDASTARRLARVAARMDAPVLADAATERGDDVFNTAFLWTQEGTATEQHDKRHPVPFGEYVPDRAFFNALAPDLIGLIGREYTPGTNPPLVRVGDTAVGLAICFDVIYDEVIREGVQGGAQVLVFQTNNADFRGTDENLQQLGFARMRAIETGRSVVNVSTVGTSQVMRPDGTTVASLDADEAGALLEDVELRSGLTAAVLLGPWVQLTLLVAGAGALATAGWRARRR, translated from the coding sequence ATGGCGCATCGACGAGAGCGTCCACGGGCGCGTCCGCGCATTCCGCTGTGGATCGCCGTCTGGATGGCCGCGGTGGCGGGACTGCTGATGAGTGCGGCATTCCCCGCCGTCGCGATCTGGCCGGCCGCGCTCGTCGCCGTCGCCATCCTGCTGGTGGTGCTGGACGGCCGCCGGCTCGGCGGAGCGCTCCTGATCTCGACGGTGTACGGTCTGGTCCTCTTCTCACTGCTCGTGTCGTGGACGGCGCGCTACCTGGGTCCGGTGCCGTGGCTCGCGCTGACCGTCGTCGAGGGTGTGCTGACAGGTGTGTCGCTGGTGCTGATCTCACTGGCCTACCGCTGGGTGCCCCGGGCGTGGCCGTGCTTCCGCTCCGTGCTGCTCCCGGCCGTCGTGGCGGCGCTGTGGACCGTGCATGAGATGTTCCTCGGCGCATGGCCGTACGGCGGGTTCCCGTGGGCCCGACTGGGCATGACCCAGGCCGAGGGTCCCTTCGCACCCGTCGCCTCCTGGATCGGGGTGAGCGGATTGAGCTTCCTCATGGTGTTCGCGGTCGCGCTGGTCGTCGAGGCTGCCCGATCATGGTCCGTGCACCGGGCACGGGTGCTCATCGCCCCGGCTGCCACGCTGCTCGTGCTGCTGCTGACCCCCCTCTTCCCGACCACCCCGCAGGGCACGATGAGGATCGCGGCCGTGCAGGGGAACGGGCCCACCGGCTACTTCGACACGCGGGCGCAGTACAGCGTCATCGATGCGCAGATGGCGGCCACCGAGCCGCTGGAGGGGCGTGGTGCGGACCTGGTAGTGTGGCCGGAGGGAAGCGTCGACTACGACCCGTTCCAGGACGCCTCGACGGCACGGCGTCTGGCGCGGGTGGCCGCGAGGATGGATGCTCCGGTGCTGGCCGATGCCGCGACGGAACGCGGCGACGACGTCTTCAACACGGCGTTCCTGTGGACGCAGGAGGGCACGGCGACTGAACAGCATGACAAGCGTCACCCGGTGCCGTTCGGGGAGTACGTGCCGGACCGCGCTTTCTTCAACGCGCTGGCGCCGGACCTGATCGGCCTGATCGGGCGAGAATACACTCCCGGCACGAACCCCCCGCTCGTGCGTGTCGGAGACACGGCCGTCGGACTGGCGATCTGCTTCGACGTCATCTACGACGAGGTCATCCGCGAGGGCGTGCAGGGCGGCGCGCAGGTGCTCGTGTTCCAGACCAACAACGCCGACTTCCGCGGCACCGACGAGAACCTGCAGCAGCTGGGCTTCGCCCGGATGCGGGCGATCGAGACGGGGCGCAGCGTGGTCAACGTCTCGACGGTGGGCACCAGCCAGGTGATGCGGCCCGACGGGACGACCGTGGCGAGCCTGGACGCGGATGAGGCCGGAGCGCTGCTCGAGGATGTCGAGCTGCGGTCCGGCCTCACGGCAGCGGTGTTGCTGGGCCCGTGGGTGCAGCTGACGCTGCTGGTCGCGGGCGCGGGTGCGCTGGCGACCGCCGGCTGGAGAGCGCGGCGGCGGTGA
- a CDS encoding RNA polymerase-binding protein RbpA, with the protein MADRSLRGIRLGAQSLQSEEGVVFMERRATTYKCDACGHETTLMFSAEAEPPQTWECRNCSADAVLQVDGASVKLDESEEKPARTHWDMLLERRTREELEEILADRLAYVRARRGGGDDPTRERLGA; encoded by the coding sequence ATGGCAGATCGCAGCCTTCGAGGCATCCGGTTGGGTGCCCAGAGCCTTCAGAGCGAAGAGGGCGTCGTCTTCATGGAGCGGCGCGCCACCACCTACAAGTGCGATGCGTGCGGCCACGAGACCACCCTCATGTTCTCGGCGGAAGCCGAGCCTCCCCAGACCTGGGAGTGCCGCAATTGCAGTGCGGACGCCGTGCTGCAGGTCGACGGCGCATCCGTGAAGCTCGACGAGTCGGAGGAGAAGCCCGCCCGCACGCACTGGGACATGCTCCTGGAGCGCCGCACCCGCGAGGAGCTCGAGGAGATCCTCGCGGATCGCCTCGCCTACGTGCGCGCCCGACGCGGCGGCGGCGACGACCCGACCCGAGAGCGCCTCGGCGCCTGA